The sequence CGCAGTCGGTTTTCAGCAAATCGGAATCTCCGGAATACGCTCTCATGGGGGCAGATGAAATTGTCAGCGCCGCCGAGAAGGCGATTGGCGACGGTGCGCACAAATTCGGTATCGTCACGAGCGGCAAGGGGCCGGAAAAGAACAACGGCGATTTCGAAAAGATAATCGCATCCATCAGATCCATGAAACAGAATGTCGGCATTCACAGATGTGCATCGCTCGGAGTTATCGATTCGGAACAGGCGGTTGCTTTGAAGGAGGCGGGGCTGGATGAATTTCACCACAATCTAGAAACGGCAAGGAGTTTTTATCCCAAGATCTGTTCCACGAGGGACTACGACGAGAATGTGGCAACCATTGCCGCCGCGAAGAGTGCCGGACTCAGGGTCTGTTGCGGGGGGATCTTGGGTATGGGAGAGACCCCTGTCCAAAGGATCGAGCTGGCGTCGGAGTTGAGAGAGCTTGGTGTAGATTCGATACCGCTTAATTTTCTAAATCCGGTAGAGGGGACGAAGCTCGAAAAGAGCGAAAGGCTCAAGCCGCTGGAGGTTCTGCAGATAATCGCCGTATTCCGCCTTTTTTTGCCCGACAGGGATATAAAGGTCGCGGGGGGGAGAGAGGTTAATCTTCGAGACTTGCAGTCGTGGATGTTCTTCGCGGGGGCGAATTCCACGATGGTCGGCAACTATCTTACCACTACAGGAAGGAATGCCGAGGACGACGTCAGAATGGTAGAGGATCTGGGACTAGAGGTTGTCGGAAGGGGATAGGATACGCGCTTTTCCTTTCATCGCCGAATACGGTTTCAGGTGGCAAAAAGGGGAGCGTGATGTTTGGCGATGAGATCCGGGAACTCAGGGAGCAAAACCTCCTTCGCCAGGTAAAGGTTTTTGAATCGTCCGACGGCAGGGTAGGGCGTATCGGCGGAAAAGATTACCTCATCTTCTGTTCAAACGATTACCTCGGTCTATCACATTCCAGGGAGATCAAAGACGCCATCCATAAAGGATTGGAGGAGTACGGCGCTGGTTCCGGCGCGTCGCGCCTCGTTTCCGGCACGCTCACTCCCCACAGGATGCTCGAAGAGAGGCTGAGGGATTATCTCGGATTTGAGTCGGCGCTCCTCTTTAATTCCGGGTACGCCGCGAACACCGGCATCATCCCCTCAATTGCAGGGAAAGGGGATGTTATACTGGGGGACAGGCTCAACCACGCCTCGATCGTAGACGGATGCCTCCTATCGCGTGCCGAGTTCAAAAGGTATCCTCATCTTGATATGTCCGTATTGGAAAAACTCCTTTTGGAATATAAAAACGCAAAAACAAGATGGATCGTAACGGACGGCCTTTTCAGTATGGACGGCGACATCGCTCCGCTTGCGGAAATTTGCCAACTGGCTGATAAATATAACGCTAAAGTCTATCTCGACGATGCCCACGCATTCGGTATTCTTGGTAAAAATGGTCGGGGTACGGCTGAGCTACTTGGGGTGGAAGGGGGGATAGATATTCATGTCGGAACGCTTGGCAAGGCCGCAGGAGTAGCAGGCGCATTCGCGGGTGGCAGCAGGGAGATGACCGATTTTCTTATGAACAGGGCGCGGTCATTTATATTCTCCACCTCGCTCCCCCCTGCGCTCGCCCTCGGTGGGGCAAAGGGAGTTGAGCTACTTTCCGGCTTTTCGCACGGGAGGGAAATGTTTTTAAGTGGCGTTAAATCGTTCCATAATCTACTAGGTGTTATAGGTTTGGTTGCACCATCGAATAGTTATATAATACCGCTAGTTACGGAGGATGCCGGAAAAGCGGTCGAAGCGGAGAAAGTTTTTTGGGAACGGAACATTTATTTACAGGCAATTCGACCACCCACCGTACCGAAAGGCTCATCAAGATTGAGATTGACCCTTTCCCTGAATCAGACCTCTGAAGACAGGGAAAAGGTACTTGGTGTCCTTAAAGATAACCAGCATCTTTTTGCCAGATGAACAGGAGTAGGGAAGATTAAGAGAAAAAAGATATTGATATTCGACAAGGATGACAAAGCCAGGAATATCGTAAATATAATGTGCCACAAGCTGGGGCTTATAAATGTCATGGCCGCCGGAACCAAGGAAGAGTTCGATACTTTGATCAAACAGAATCTTGAGGCGGATTTAGGCATGGCTTTTGGCGGCGTAAAGCCTCTGCCGCGTGTCAAGGTCGACGCGATAATCATAGACTGGGAAACAGCGGAAAAAGGGCTGGTTACATTCATAAAAACATTCAAACAGAGATTTTCAGGGAGGTTCGGGTTTCTCGTCCTATGCGGGGAAAAGCATACCGAGAAATTTCTTCTTGCCTCAAAGGCGGGAGCGAACGCGTTTCTGAAGAAACCGTTTTCAATGGATCTCCTCAGGGAGAAGCTCGAAATGGTGCTCCTCGGCAAATCCGAGCCGATAGTACAGGGATTCAATCTGCAGGGTGCCTCTACGAAATCAAGCAAGCAGGGTTTCGGAGAAAGTCCTTTTTCGTTTCAGCAGGCTGTTGAAAAGAAAAAACCTGCCATATCCCCTGCCGATGCCGCTCAGCTTGCCAAGGATGCGGAGAACCTGGCGAAAAATGTACCCTTGGCGAAACAGAGGGTCGTTTCGGCTGAGGACTTGAAAAAGGGTGTCGGGGCAGGTGTTTCCTTCTATACGAAGGGTGGGGGATTGAGGAGCGACAAGGCGGTAGCCACACTCATCAACGGAAGGATAGACGGGCACTACCATCAGAAGGTGAACGTAATTGGCGGTGGAGAGAACTGTTTTTGGGCCAAGGAGCAGGAAGATGGCTTGGTACGCCTCGAATATCTCAATTCGCTAGGCAAACCCACCGGCGTTGAGGCTAAGAAGATTTCAAGGGACGAATTCATGCACACCTTTTTCCTCTGCGAAGAGGTCGGGTGCGCTATCCTCAAAAGGCTCGGCCAGTGGACCCCTAAGGAGCAAAACAAGTAAATTTGGCTGTGATAAATATTCCCCGATTGGTATAATGGCAAGATGAATAAAAAATCCTTTCTGTATCTGTTCTCGCTTGGGATTTTCTCTTTCTCTTTTTCCTGCAGCAGTCTCTTTTATCAGCCAAAGTCAGGTTTGATCTACAATCCCACCGATTACGGCTACCAGTATCAGAGTATTGATTTCCAAAGTCTTGACGGCACCAGTCTGCACGGATGGTATTTCCCGGCAGACAAGAAAAAGCAGGAGCTTGGCACCATTATCCAGTTCCACGGTAACGAAGAGAATATGACTAGCCACTTCTCTTCGCTGGTATGGCTCACGCGCGAAGGCTACAACCTCTTCACCTTTGATTACCAGGGCTACGGACAGTCGAGAGGGAAGCATAACCAGAAAAACCTGAACAATGACGCGCTCGCGGCCCTGAAATGGGCATACGACAAAAACATGGAAAGGGAGCGGCAGCTTGGAAGCGACATGAAGTTTATAGCCTACGGACAGTCCATAGGCGGAACGGTGCTCCTCCATGCCGTGCCACAGTTCTCCAACAAGAAGGAACTTAGCGCGGTAGTTTCCGAGAGCGCCTTCTATTCATACAAAACGATCGCCAAGCAAAGGCTTGCGGAGAGGCGCGAGACCTGGATTCTCCAGCCGTTTGCATATCTTTTCGTATCGGACAAATACTGCCCCATTAAGAGGGTCAAGGAGATATCTCCCACCCCCCTTCTGGTGATTCACGGCAATTCGGATGAAGAGGTCCCCTTTTCACACGGTGAAAAGATCTTCGAAGAAGCCGGGGAGCCGAAAACATTCTGGGCCGTTCCGGGCGGGATGCATATCGACGCAATGACTGAAGGGAAGCATGGCGGAAAATTCAGGCAGCAGCTTTTGGAATTCTTCGCCGCTCTGTAAACGCGGTACCGTTCACCCCTTTTCCGGCACTACTCTGGATATTCTCAAATATTCTGTCGCTGTCAGCTGTATCTCTTCGACCGTTATTAGAACGTAATCGCTGTCGAGCTTATACTCCTTTGCCGGCTCGCCGTTATGATACGCGATCCGCTGAAAGACGTAGATATTGCTGAATAGGTGCCGTTTCAATTCATTTATGAATATATTTTTGTTGCTGTTTGCGTGGGCGAAGGAGATCGCTCCATAGTTGAATACGGTGAACTGTCCAGGACGGTCTACGATGACCATCACGTTCTTTTCCCCGGATTTTTCCAGAAAATCGTACGACATCCTCGCGTCCCGCGGAAGGGTAAGCTGGTTCATGAATCTCCCTTCGACAGCCAGCGGATGATAGATGAGAAAAACAGCAACCGCCAGCGGGAGAAGGATTTTGCCGTCGATGATATCCCGCTTGAAGGTCTTCATGAACACAGGCGAAAGGGAGCTTGCGATCGCGAATACAAGGAAGAACCGCGCGTTTGCGGGGTGATCGTAGTTCCCCAGAAAGTGCGAGAGGAAGATGACAAGGTTAAGCGAGAGCGCCCCTAGCAGAAAGACAGCGAAATGCATCTGATAGTCACGCTCGAACGATATCTTTTTCCGCGCCACTCCGAAAAGGAACCCTGCGAGGAGCACAAAAGCAAGGATGTGGAGAATGTTCGAGTAGGGGAGGAAGAAGGAAAAATCGAACTGTTTTGTCAGGAATGTTTTCGTGTGGTTCATAAAGTGTCCTATCCCGAGTACCGGAGTGCCGGGGGGAGCTTCGAATTTCCCCTGCGATAGAACGCTTTGCCAGAAAAACGGCAGGAAAAAAAGAGGAGTGAGCGCGATGACGTTCTTGGAAGATTTCACTAGTTCGAGCCTGATATATCCGAAAATGTAGAGGCCGACCATGATTACGATAAAAAAGATGAACGACTCATAGCGGATGTTGGAAAAGACAAGAAGGTTCAGCCAAAGCATGGAAAAATATTCCGGCAATCTGTGCTTCATGAAAAGAAAAAGTGAAATAAGCGACAGGAAAAAGAAAAGGGTCGAAAGCATGTCAAATCCCGCGGAAGTGGAGCTGAATGCGACTATCGGCACCGAAGCAACGAAAAACTGCGATGATAGCGCCGTGTTTTCGTCTAGAAACCGGCTGGAAACCATGTACACCATGCAAAGGAAAATAAAAAGTACCATGGCGTTTAATATGTAGAGGTTGTTCACGCTGTAGCCGAAGCTCGTATGAAGTATGTTAGCCAGAAACGGGAACACAAGCGGACGCTTCGGAACCACTGTCGCAAGCGAGTTGTAATCGTCGTAGTAATACTTTCCCATCGTGACATTTACCGCGCTTCTGTTTTCCGAGAATGATTTTGATATCGAAACAAGATTCGTTTCATCGCTAAGAACCCTGAATTCAGGTTTTACCGAAAGGAATGTTATCGCGGTCAGTATCAGCGCCATGATAATCCCCTTTTTCGATCTGGCCAGGAGCTGGCCAGCCGCGAAAGACGATTTATTCAGGAAGATGGCGATATATGTCCCCCAGGTCAGTAGCATGAAAAGAATAAAGTAATACGACCCTTTTGTGAAAAGCACGTGCATTGCGCCTTTGATTGTCAGCGAGACAAAAAGCAGAACGGCAAACGCAGCAAGGGGGATTGCGTATATCCACTTTCCTGTTCGAGCCTGGAGAATTTCCATGAGAATGTATTTTAGCGTTTGCAAGGTGGCTCTGCCATACAAAATCCCCTTGCGGGGTTTCATGGTGGTAAAATATGAGTAATATTTGGAGTCGAAGTACCTTAAATAATTATACAGTTCCTAATAGTTGGAGAATCCAAAGGTGGGTGAATTCGCTGTAAAGCCGTGGCACATCTATGAACCGACGGATGCTATCAACGAGCTTCGGACGGATGTTTCCAAAGGTCTGGATGCGGTGGAGGTCTCCCACCGTCTTGCGAGCCACGGCTACAACATGCTGAAGGAAGAGCCGCGCGACGCATGGTATGCGGTTCTGATAAGACAGTTCACGAATCTGCTGATATTCATACTGGTGGTCGCCGCGCTTCTCTCTTTTTTCATAGGGGAGGTAGTCGACGCCGTTACGATAATGGCGATAGTCGTATTGAACGGCCTTCTCGGCTTCGCGCAGGAGTGGCGGGCCGAGAACGAGCTTGAAGCACTAAGAAAGATGCTTTCCCCAAGATGCGTTGTATTGCGTGAGGGACGTCTAGTGGAGATAGACGCAAAAACTTTAGTGCCGGGTGACATCGTACAGGTGGAAACGGGCAATCACATTCCGGCGGAGTTGAGAATAGTCGAATCGCTCAATCTGAAGATGGACGAATCATCCCTCACGGGGGAATCGGAATCGGTTGAGAAGTTCACCCCGCCAGTGGCGAAGGATACTCCCCTCGCGGAGAGAAGTTGCATGGCGTGGATGGGGACGATCGTCACGAACGGTCGCGGACGTGGGGTAGTCGTTGAGACCGGGATGTCCACGGAAATTGGAAGAATCGCAAAACTTACGCAGACGGTCGATACTTCCGAGACGACGCTTCAAAAACAGCTTTCAGAGCTTGGCGCGAAGCTTGGGTATATTGCTCTTGCCGTTTCGATAGCAATCGGCTTGGCTGGAATACTTTTGAAAAAGGGTGTGCTGGAGATGGTCATGCAGGCTGTCTCCCTCGCCGTGGCGGCGATCCCCGAAGGCCTCCCTGCTGTAGTCACTATTACCCTCGCCCTCGGAATAAGGACGATGGTGAAACGGAACGCCCTTGTAAGGGGGCTACACGCGGCTGAGACGCTCGGCGCCGCTTCCATCATCTGCACCGATAAAACAGGGACGCTCACAAAAAACGAAATGACCGTTAAAAAGGTCTGGACGGCGTCGGGCGAGTTTGATGTTACCGGCATCGGATACGACCCGAAGGGGGAGTTTACGGCTGGCGGCAAGAGGGTAAGCCCGAAGGATCATCCCGACATGCTTGGGGTGATTGAAACTTCGGTGAAATGTAATCACGCAAAACTTGTTATGGAGGATGGTGAGTGGTTGATTATCGGCGAGCCGACAGAGGGGGCGCTGGTGGTAATGGGTCGCAAGGCCGAAATGACCTATGAACAAAACGGAAAGGCATTTGCGGAGTTTTCATTCAATTCACAGCGTAAACGGATGACTATTATCGAGAATACCGGTACGGCGAAGGTAGCCCATGTAAAAGGGGCGCCCGAGGTAGTGTTGAGCCAGTGCGTAAGGATACTCCGCAACGGCGTTGAAACTGAAATGACCGCGGCTGAAAGGGAAAAGGTACAGGAAGCTTTTACCTCCATGGCGAGGGAGGGGCTAAGGACCCTGGCGTTTGCGAGGCGGACGCTGGATGCCGGGCACCCGCTTAAGGAGAATGATGTGGAGAGATCGCTTACGCTTCTGGGGATAGTTGGAATTATCGATCCACCGCGCGAAGAGGTCGCAGGGGCGATCAAGCTGGCAGAATCGGCGAAGATCAGGACGATTGTGATAACGGGTGATTCCCCCGATACCGCGAGAAACATTGCCGAAAGGATAGGGCTTCGCGTAGAGACGGTCCTGACCGGGCCGATGCTGGAAGAGATACCGGATGATGAGCTGGAGCAAAAGCTGAAAGGGGAGGTTCTTTTCGCCAGAACCGCGCCCGAACACAAAATGAGGATAATTAAAATTCTTCAGCGCCACGGCGCGATCGTAGCGATGACCGGTGACGGCGTGAACGACGCCCCCGCGCTGAAGCAGGCAAACATCGGAATAGCGATGGGGATAAGAGGGACCGACGTGGCGAAATCGGCTTCCGATATTATTCTGCTCGACGACAATTACGCCTCCATAGTAAACGCGATTGAAGAGGGGAGGAGGCAGTACGACAATATTCAAAAGTTTGTCCGCTATCTCCTTTCATCCAACATGGCAGAGGTCTTGGCGATATTTGCCTGCCTGATGTTCGGCGGAGAGCTTCTCCTTTTTCCGGCGCAGATATTGTGGATGAATCTCGTGACAGACGGGATGTCCGCCATCGCGCTCGGATTCGAGCCGCTGGAAAAGGGGACTATGAGCCGCCCTCCGCGCGAGGTCAATGCGCCGATACTGTCGGGGAAAAGCCTCTGGAACGTCCTCTTTCTCGGCTCCGTTATGGCCGGGCTGACACTATTCTTTTTCTATTATTATCTTGACGGGAATCCAATAGGGAGGTTCGCGCACGCCAATTCGGTGGCGTTCACCGCCCTTGTGATCCTGCAGCTGGTAAATGTTTTCAACTTCCGTGCCCTTCATGCACCGCTTCCGGTGGTCGGTATTTTTTCAAATCCGTTACTCCTCCTGGCGGTGCTCTTTTCCATCGCCCTTCAGCTGATGGCCGTATACACGCCATTTTTGCAGAATGCGCTTCATACGGTCCCCCTTTCGCTTTACGACTGGGCCGGCATTTTGGCGCTCTCATCAATAATTTTCCTTGTCCCGGAATTTTATAAATGGTTCCACTGGAAAGGAGCAGTCACACGGTAGTTGCCTGTAAGGATGACTCTCCGCTGATTTGAAAATCGGAGAGTGAATATTTTTGCTTTTTGTTTCGCTTCGCTCCTTGTTGGGGTAGGGCAAAATGTGTAGAATCAGCGGATGTTGATTTTGCCTGCTATTGATCTGAAGGGGGGAAAATGCGTCCGCCTCATTCAGGGGGACATGGACCTTGAAACGGTCTACTCCGACGACCCGGTCGACCAGGCTAAAAAGTGGGAATCCGCCGGGGCGAGGATAATCCATATAGTCGATCTCGATGGCGCCGTTCACGGGATACCGAGGAACGGCGAGCTCATCAGGCAGATCTGCAAGGCTGTGAAGTGCAAGATCCAGCTTGGAGGCGGGATCAGGGATATGGAGACCGCCGATGCCTATTTTGACAGCGGCGTGGAGAGGATAGTACTCGGCTCGCTCCTCCTGAAAGACCCGAATATCGCCGCGCAGATGGCTGTCAAATACCCTAAAAGGATAATCGCAGGTATCGACGTGAAGGAGAAGCATGCCACGGCGGACGGATGGACAACCACCTCAAGCCTTACAGGTACTAGCATCGTGAAGGCGTTGAACGACTGGCCCCTTGGAGGTGTTGTGTATACCGATATCTCCCGCGACGGGATGATGCAGGGGGTGAACATGGAAGGTCTCAGCGAGATGGCAGAAGTGAGCAAACATGAGGTGATCGCCTCTGGTGGCATTACCACCATGGACGACCTCGAAGAGGTTTCAAAAGTGGAAAATGTAGGGGGCGCGATAATAGGTAAGGCGCTCTACAAAGGGACCATCGACCTGAAAAAAGCAATCAAAGAGTTTCAGAAGTAGTGCTTACCAAGCGGATAATTCCTTGCCTGGATGTCAAGGACGGGCGGGTCGTGAAAGGGATCAATTTCGTCAACCTCGTTGACGCGGGGGATCCCGTGGAGTCGGCGGAGGTGTACGACGAGCAGGGGGCGGATGAACTCACATTTCTCGATATAACCGCTTCTCACGAGAAGAGGGACACGATAATCGATGTGGTAAAAAGAACCGCCGAAAAGGTGTTTATGCCTTTGACTGTCGGCGGAGGGGTAAGGAGCGTGGAGGATATCCGCAGGCTCCTTGTGGCTGGCGCGGACAAGGTAGGTATAAATACCGCCGCAGTGAAGAATCCGGAGTTCGTACGGGAGGCGGCGAACCGCTTTGGGACGCAGTGCATTGTAGTGGCTGTCGATGCAAAAAGGACGAACGGCAGCTGGGAGGTTTTCACCCACGGCGGGAGGGAACATACCGGGCTGGACGCCATCGAGTGGTGTAAAAGAATGCGCGATTACGGAGCTGGGGAGATACTACTCACAAGCATGGACAGAGACGGAACCAGAAAGGGATTCGATATCGAGCTGACTAAAACGGTTGTGGATTCGATAGATATCCCGGTGATAGCCTCGGGTGGTGTAGGGAACAAGGAGCACTTCTACGATGGATTGGTCACAACAGGCGCGTCCGCAGCGCTCGCCGCGTCGATATTTCATTTCGGCGAGGAGACCGTAGGGAACGTGAAGAAATTTCTTCAGGAAAAAGGGGTACCTGTACGGATATGAAAAAGGTTGAGATCAAATTCGATTCAAAGGGGCTGTTACCCGCTATCGTGCAGGACGCGAAATCTGGAAAGGTTCTCATGATGGCCTGGATGAATGAGGAGAGCCTCGAACTCACGCGGAAAAACGGTTTCACATATTTCTATTCCCGCTCAAGGAACAAGATATGGAAGAAGGGGGAAGAGAGCGGAAATGTTCAGAATGTCATAGAGATTAAATACGATTGCGACGCCGATGTTATTCTTGTTTCGGTTGAGGCCGCCGGCCCCGCATGTCATACGGGGGAGGAGACATGCTTTTTCAGGAGCATTGAAAACGGCGACCAGGTGGAGAACTGCGCCGAGGTTTCGGATGATGCCGTTCTCAACCGCGTTTACCAGACGATCCAGCACAGGAAGAGGGAGATGCCGGAAGGCTCATATGTAGCCTCCCTGTTCAGAAAAGGGGACGCCTCATATCTGAAGAAGATAGGTGAGGAAGCTACGGAGTTCGTTATCGGCTGCAAGAACGGGAACCGGGATGAGATAATCTACGAAGCGGCGGACCTATGGTTCCACACTCTGGTCGCGATGGCGGCCCATGACGTTTCGCCGGACGAGATAATGGCGGAGCTTAAGAAGCGGTTCAAGTAGTCCCCTCTGTCGAAGAGATCTCGCGCTCCGCGTAAAGAAGATTCATCCCTTGCACCGGTTTTGTTGAACCGGCAAAATCATTTTGTGAAATATAAGAGAAGTTTGGGACGGGAATCTACCAACACTGGGAAAAGGGGATATTAGAAGCAGGGTTCCGTATTCAAATCCCTGTTGTCGTTGCATCTTGGCACATTGAAAGTTCCCGTGAACCTTTTCAGGTTTCCGCACTGCATCTGTGAGCGGTATGTGAAGTTGAATGTCCCTATCACGCGTCCCCCTACAGGGCCGTAGCCTGAAATAACGGTATATCCGTTATTTATACTGCTTACATCTCCCGGATTTGAGCATCCGTCAGTTGACGCGTTAAAAGCACCGTCCCAATCTCCGCCATCGGTGATTGTATCCACATTTACATAGCTGGAGTTCGAGGTTCCGCTGCCGACAGAGTATGTCCCCATCTCTTTCCCGGCAAAACTGATCTGAATGTTATAGGCGTGCGTCCCATCGTTGAGCTTCCTACCTCGCAACCATATCAGGGTGTTGACGCCGTCGTAGTCGGCTGTTCCGATATCTCCATCCGCGTTGCTGAAGTCAAATTGTGAACCGCCGTAATATGAAATCGAAAAAGAGCTGTCTGGCCCGGTATCGGTTGGTCCGTCGCCCCCTTCAAAAAATCCGCACCCTGAAACGGCAATGCTTAAAAGTAATACCAAAGAGGCCAATCGCATGTTTCCGTCACTCCAAAATTTCATTTAAAAAAGTATACCCGTTACAAGGTGACATCGGCAAAAAAAAAGATTTCCATTAGCCAATTTTATTTAAAAATACCTAAGGAGTTGAATAACCACGTTTAAATATTTCACTGTACTTCAATTACACGATTTATAACGGAGCATAGCCAACCATTCGCTCAAGAATTCTATTCGGCCAGTTTTTTCATTTGCGGAGTGAACTTTTTA comes from Nitrospinota bacterium and encodes:
- the bioB gene encoding biotin synthase BioB is translated as MSRKLIESCRESALRNEKISEQDALELITLPREHIMDLIAAADAVRRKHKGNRISLCSIVNARSGRCGEDCAFCPQSVFSKSESPEYALMGADEIVSAAEKAIGDGAHKFGIVTSGKGPEKNNGDFEKIIASIRSMKQNVGIHRCASLGVIDSEQAVALKEAGLDEFHHNLETARSFYPKICSTRDYDENVATIAAAKSAGLRVCCGGILGMGETPVQRIELASELRELGVDSIPLNFLNPVEGTKLEKSERLKPLEVLQIIAVFRLFLPDRDIKVAGGREVNLRDLQSWMFFAGANSTMVGNYLTTTGRNAEDDVRMVEDLGLEVVGRG
- a CDS encoding 8-amino-7-oxononanoate synthase, producing MFGDEIRELREQNLLRQVKVFESSDGRVGRIGGKDYLIFCSNDYLGLSHSREIKDAIHKGLEEYGAGSGASRLVSGTLTPHRMLEERLRDYLGFESALLFNSGYAANTGIIPSIAGKGDVILGDRLNHASIVDGCLLSRAEFKRYPHLDMSVLEKLLLEYKNAKTRWIVTDGLFSMDGDIAPLAEICQLADKYNAKVYLDDAHAFGILGKNGRGTAELLGVEGGIDIHVGTLGKAAGVAGAFAGGSREMTDFLMNRARSFIFSTSLPPALALGGAKGVELLSGFSHGREMFLSGVKSFHNLLGVIGLVAPSNSYIIPLVTEDAGKAVEAEKVFWERNIYLQAIRPPTVPKGSSRLRLTLSLNQTSEDREKVLGVLKDNQHLFAR
- a CDS encoding alpha/beta hydrolase; the encoded protein is MNKKSFLYLFSLGIFSFSFSCSSLFYQPKSGLIYNPTDYGYQYQSIDFQSLDGTSLHGWYFPADKKKQELGTIIQFHGNEENMTSHFSSLVWLTREGYNLFTFDYQGYGQSRGKHNQKNLNNDALAALKWAYDKNMERERQLGSDMKFIAYGQSIGGTVLLHAVPQFSNKKELSAVVSESAFYSYKTIAKQRLAERRETWILQPFAYLFVSDKYCPIKRVKEISPTPLLVIHGNSDEEVPFSHGEKIFEEAGEPKTFWAVPGGMHIDAMTEGKHGGKFRQQLLEFFAAL
- a CDS encoding glycosyltransferase family 39 protein, yielding MQTLKYILMEILQARTGKWIYAIPLAAFAVLLFVSLTIKGAMHVLFTKGSYYFILFMLLTWGTYIAIFLNKSSFAAGQLLARSKKGIIMALILTAITFLSVKPEFRVLSDETNLVSISKSFSENRSAVNVTMGKYYYDDYNSLATVVPKRPLVFPFLANILHTSFGYSVNNLYILNAMVLFIFLCMVYMVSSRFLDENTALSSQFFVASVPIVAFSSTSAGFDMLSTLFFFLSLISLFLFMKHRLPEYFSMLWLNLLVFSNIRYESFIFFIVIMVGLYIFGYIRLELVKSSKNVIALTPLFFLPFFWQSVLSQGKFEAPPGTPVLGIGHFMNHTKTFLTKQFDFSFFLPYSNILHILAFVLLAGFLFGVARKKISFERDYQMHFAVFLLGALSLNLVIFLSHFLGNYDHPANARFFLVFAIASSLSPVFMKTFKRDIIDGKILLPLAVAVFLIYHPLAVEGRFMNQLTLPRDARMSYDFLEKSGEKNVMVIVDRPGQFTVFNYGAISFAHANSNKNIFINELKRHLFSNIYVFQRIAYHNGEPAKEYKLDSDYVLITVEEIQLTATEYLRISRVVPEKG
- a CDS encoding HAD-IC family P-type ATPase, with the protein product MGEFAVKPWHIYEPTDAINELRTDVSKGLDAVEVSHRLASHGYNMLKEEPRDAWYAVLIRQFTNLLIFILVVAALLSFFIGEVVDAVTIMAIVVLNGLLGFAQEWRAENELEALRKMLSPRCVVLREGRLVEIDAKTLVPGDIVQVETGNHIPAELRIVESLNLKMDESSLTGESESVEKFTPPVAKDTPLAERSCMAWMGTIVTNGRGRGVVVETGMSTEIGRIAKLTQTVDTSETTLQKQLSELGAKLGYIALAVSIAIGLAGILLKKGVLEMVMQAVSLAVAAIPEGLPAVVTITLALGIRTMVKRNALVRGLHAAETLGAASIICTDKTGTLTKNEMTVKKVWTASGEFDVTGIGYDPKGEFTAGGKRVSPKDHPDMLGVIETSVKCNHAKLVMEDGEWLIIGEPTEGALVVMGRKAEMTYEQNGKAFAEFSFNSQRKRMTIIENTGTAKVAHVKGAPEVVLSQCVRILRNGVETEMTAAEREKVQEAFTSMAREGLRTLAFARRTLDAGHPLKENDVERSLTLLGIVGIIDPPREEVAGAIKLAESAKIRTIVITGDSPDTARNIAERIGLRVETVLTGPMLEEIPDDELEQKLKGEVLFARTAPEHKMRIIKILQRHGAIVAMTGDGVNDAPALKQANIGIAMGIRGTDVAKSASDIILLDDNYASIVNAIEEGRRQYDNIQKFVRYLLSSNMAEVLAIFACLMFGGELLLFPAQILWMNLVTDGMSAIALGFEPLEKGTMSRPPREVNAPILSGKSLWNVLFLGSVMAGLTLFFFYYYLDGNPIGRFAHANSVAFTALVILQLVNVFNFRALHAPLPVVGIFSNPLLLLAVLFSIALQLMAVYTPFLQNALHTVPLSLYDWAGILALSSIIFLVPEFYKWFHWKGAVTR
- the hisA gene encoding 1-(5-phosphoribosyl)-5-[(5-phosphoribosylamino)methylideneamino]imidazole-4-carboxamide isomerase, with protein sequence MLILPAIDLKGGKCVRLIQGDMDLETVYSDDPVDQAKKWESAGARIIHIVDLDGAVHGIPRNGELIRQICKAVKCKIQLGGGIRDMETADAYFDSGVERIVLGSLLLKDPNIAAQMAVKYPKRIIAGIDVKEKHATADGWTTTSSLTGTSIVKALNDWPLGGVVYTDISRDGMMQGVNMEGLSEMAEVSKHEVIASGGITTMDDLEEVSKVENVGGAIIGKALYKGTIDLKKAIKEFQK
- the hisF gene encoding imidazole glycerol phosphate synthase subunit HisF, with product MLTKRIIPCLDVKDGRVVKGINFVNLVDAGDPVESAEVYDEQGADELTFLDITASHEKRDTIIDVVKRTAEKVFMPLTVGGGVRSVEDIRRLLVAGADKVGINTAAVKNPEFVREAANRFGTQCIVVAVDAKRTNGSWEVFTHGGREHTGLDAIEWCKRMRDYGAGEILLTSMDRDGTRKGFDIELTKTVVDSIDIPVIASGGVGNKEHFYDGLVTTGASAALAASIFHFGEETVGNVKKFLQEKGVPVRI
- the hisIE gene encoding bifunctional phosphoribosyl-AMP cyclohydrolase/phosphoribosyl-ATP diphosphatase HisIE — its product is MKKVEIKFDSKGLLPAIVQDAKSGKVLMMAWMNEESLELTRKNGFTYFYSRSRNKIWKKGEESGNVQNVIEIKYDCDADVILVSVEAAGPACHTGEETCFFRSIENGDQVENCAEVSDDAVLNRVYQTIQHRKREMPEGSYVASLFRKGDASYLKKIGEEATEFVIGCKNGNRDEIIYEAADLWFHTLVAMAAHDVSPDEIMAELKKRFK